Proteins from one Campylobacter concisus genomic window:
- a CDS encoding type II secretion system protein K: MKKIIFSLLATASTLLAAINLNTATKEELMSLDGIGSSKADAIIEYRKANKFNSIEDIKNVNGIGDKTFENLKSDISVSGTTKIDTTKSKIKSKKDEIKEKVSKKSDEAKEKKDSAKDDSIKEIKDKKESLKDKAEKKSKAKKEKSKE; this comes from the coding sequence ATGAAAAAGATTATATTCTCACTATTAGCAACAGCTTCTACATTACTAGCAGCCATAAATTTAAACACCGCCACAAAAGAAGAGTTAATGAGTTTAGATGGCATAGGATCTTCAAAGGCAGATGCAATAATAGAGTATAGAAAAGCAAATAAATTTAACTCAATAGAAGATATAAAAAATGTAAATGGTATAGGCGATAAGACATTTGAAAATTTAAAATCAGATATATCAGTATCAGGCACTACAAAGATAGACACCACAAAATCAAAAATAAAATCTAAAAAAGATGAGATAAAAGAAAAGGTAAGTAAAAAGAGTGATGAAGCAAAAGAGAAAAAAGATAGTGCTAAAGATGATAGTATAAAAGAGATAAAAGATAAGAAAGAAAGCCTAAAAGATAAAGCAGAGAAAAAGAGTAAAGCTAAAAAAGAGAAGAGCAAAGAGTAA